Proteins encoded together in one Caldicellulosiruptor saccharolyticus DSM 8903 window:
- the murJ gene encoding murein biosynthesis integral membrane protein MurJ, with protein sequence MQFKKATKIALQLFAVTVFTKLIGFIREVAFGARFGTSIKADAFPLALQLPNILFASVFAAFSTSFIPFYTEIREKKGGDEGVRFTNSVINTLLLASSVVAILGFIFSKQLILLQVHASKSEQIFYASRLLKITIFMILFTSSANILQGFLQANGNFIKPVLSSIPFNLAIFVAIFLSYFGYFKKIDIYIVAVGFVFGYFLSLVYQLYNAKKYGFKFYPVVGLKDRNIINMIKFSFPVFISSSMAQVYTFIDRYLLTGTSSGAVAAVAYAGKLNDMVVGVFSSSISVLAFSTLSNLQAKGDKENFRKFFVSSVNSIILLMMPFAVGGMILSKEITRLIYQRGNFTVYSTMLTASPLMFYSLGFVGLGLRDILNRTLYVLKDSKTAVKNGVIAIVCNIILDIVFIHKFKHTGAAMAFASANYIATVLLFISLRKKLGSIGWKRIASVLVKSLIASLIMGIFVYLFKQRFINLNMHFAPFSLYTLIAIVFGMAIYAGLIYLFKVEEAYWLVKMVKERLGI encoded by the coding sequence TTGCAGTTCAAGAAAGCAACAAAAATAGCGTTGCAACTTTTTGCTGTAACAGTCTTTACAAAGCTAATAGGATTTATTAGAGAGGTAGCATTTGGTGCAAGGTTTGGCACCAGTATAAAAGCAGATGCTTTTCCTTTGGCCTTGCAGCTTCCGAATATACTCTTTGCTTCTGTATTTGCTGCATTTTCAACTTCTTTTATTCCTTTTTACACTGAGATTAGAGAGAAAAAAGGTGGAGATGAAGGAGTAAGGTTTACAAACAGCGTAATAAATACGTTACTTCTTGCATCGAGCGTTGTAGCAATTTTAGGTTTTATCTTTTCAAAACAGCTCATTTTACTTCAAGTACATGCAAGTAAAAGTGAGCAGATATTTTATGCTTCAAGGTTACTTAAAATAACCATATTCATGATACTGTTTACAAGTTCTGCAAACATTTTGCAAGGATTTCTTCAGGCAAATGGCAATTTTATAAAACCAGTTTTGTCAAGCATTCCGTTTAATCTTGCAATTTTTGTTGCTATATTTTTATCATATTTTGGATATTTTAAGAAGATAGATATATACATTGTTGCAGTTGGTTTTGTCTTTGGGTATTTTTTGAGCCTTGTCTATCAGCTATACAATGCCAAAAAATATGGATTTAAATTCTATCCTGTGGTTGGATTGAAGGATAGAAATATTATAAACATGATAAAATTCTCTTTTCCTGTTTTTATAAGCAGCAGCATGGCACAGGTTTACACGTTTATTGATAGGTATCTTTTGACAGGGACGAGTAGTGGTGCTGTTGCTGCGGTTGCATATGCTGGGAAGCTCAATGACATGGTAGTTGGTGTTTTTTCTTCATCTATTTCAGTTTTGGCATTTTCAACACTTTCAAACCTTCAAGCAAAGGGCGATAAAGAAAATTTCAGAAAATTTTTTGTGTCTTCAGTAAACTCAATTATTCTTCTTATGATGCCATTTGCAGTAGGTGGCATGATACTCTCAAAAGAGATAACAAGGCTAATTTACCAGAGAGGAAATTTTACAGTTTATTCTACTATGCTTACAGCATCACCACTCATGTTTTACTCTTTGGGGTTTGTGGGTTTAGGTTTGAGAGATATTTTGAACAGAACATTGTATGTTCTAAAAGATTCAAAAACAGCAGTAAAAAATGGTGTTATTGCAATAGTTTGTAATATCATTCTTGACATAGTTTTTATACATAAATTCAAGCACACAGGTGCGGCAATGGCCTTTGCGTCTGCAAACTATATAGCAACAGTGCTTTTGTTTATCTCTCTTCGCAAAAAGCTTGGATCAATTGGTTGGAAGAGGATTGCAAGTGTGCTTGTAAAATCGCTCATTGCAAGTTTAATAATGGGCATTTTTGTGTATCTTTTTAAGCAAAGGTTTATAAACTTAAATATGCACTTTGCTCCTTTTTCTCTTTACACTTTAATAGCTATTGTATTTGGTATGGCAATTTATGCAGGATTGATTTATCTTTTTAAAGTTGAAGAAGCATATTGGCTTGTAAAGATGGTAAAAGAAAGACTTGGAATATAA
- the tyrS gene encoding tyrosine--tRNA ligase: protein MDIEHQLKVFKKGAAEIITEEELIEKLKQDRPLNIKLGLDPNVPDVHLGHAVVLRKLKQLQDLGHNIILIIGDFTAMIGDPTGKSETRKQLTKEEVQKNAEPFKEQVLKILDPQKTTIRYNSEWLEPMNFLDVINLASKYTVARMLERETFRQRMEKNLPLSIHEFFYPLMQGYDSVVIEADVELGATEQKFNILMGRTLQKEYGSKTIQVALLMPILVGTDGVNKMSKSLGNYIGINEPPNIMYGKVMSIPDEIMISYYELTTDLEPEEIEEMKRKLEEGTLHPRDAKMRLAREIVKLYHGEEAAKKAEEEFIRVFQKKDVPDDIPEVELANAKVYLPRFMVENKLCSSTSEGMRLIKSGAVKLNGEKVNELDIELQNGDVLQVGKLKFVKVKLL, encoded by the coding sequence ATGGACATAGAACACCAGCTCAAAGTTTTTAAAAAAGGCGCGGCTGAGATAATTACTGAAGAAGAGCTCATTGAAAAGCTAAAGCAGGACAGACCCTTAAACATAAAACTTGGTCTTGACCCGAACGTGCCAGATGTTCATCTTGGGCATGCTGTTGTTTTAAGGAAACTAAAACAGCTTCAGGATTTGGGGCATAACATAATTTTGATAATTGGTGATTTTACAGCAATGATTGGTGACCCGACAGGAAAGTCTGAGACAAGAAAGCAGCTTACGAAAGAAGAGGTTCAGAAAAATGCTGAGCCGTTCAAAGAGCAAGTTTTGAAGATTCTTGACCCTCAAAAGACTACAATTAGATACAACAGCGAATGGCTTGAGCCTATGAACTTTTTGGATGTTATAAACTTGGCGTCAAAATACACAGTTGCAAGAATGCTTGAACGAGAAACTTTCCGCCAGCGAATGGAGAAGAACTTGCCACTTTCTATACATGAGTTCTTCTACCCACTTATGCAGGGGTATGACTCTGTTGTGATTGAAGCTGACGTTGAGCTTGGCGCAACAGAACAGAAATTTAATATTCTTATGGGAAGGACGCTGCAAAAGGAGTATGGAAGCAAAACAATCCAGGTTGCTCTTTTGATGCCAATTTTGGTTGGCACAGATGGTGTTAACAAGATGAGCAAGAGCCTTGGAAACTATATTGGAATAAATGAACCGCCAAATATAATGTATGGAAAGGTAATGTCAATCCCTGATGAGATTATGATTTCGTACTATGAACTAACAACCGATTTAGAGCCTGAAGAGATTGAAGAGATGAAAAGAAAGCTTGAAGAAGGGACTTTGCATCCAAGAGATGCAAAGATGAGACTTGCAAGAGAGATAGTAAAGCTATACCATGGCGAAGAGGCAGCTAAAAAGGCCGAAGAGGAGTTCATAAGAGTGTTTCAGAAAAAAGATGTTCCAGATGATATTCCAGAAGTTGAGCTTGCAAATGCTAAGGTTTATCTTCCAAGGTTCATGGTAGAAAATAAACTTTGCTCCTCTACAAGTGAGGGAATGAGGCTTATAAAAAGCGGTGCTGTTAAACTCAACGGTGAGAAGGTAAATGAACTTGACATTGAACTTCAAAACGGCGATGTTTTGCAGGTAGGCAAGCTAAAATTTGTAAAAGTAAAGCTTTTGTAA
- a CDS encoding MMPL family transporter, which produces MRVILKRPWLGTIIWAILTVIFVVTMPDINKIVRLKGEPKISQEYPSQVAAALEKEYQGVPKDKKLSTVAIVFYDKNGLSNKDIEAIKKIIYGLDNSKERYNIENISTHFKNPELKNYYVSSNNKVVLASIQADKSRREIIEIRNDIYKFIESVQKPKNLEVYLTGGDLITQDFVKASEDGVKKTDVITIIFIIIVLVLVFRSPVTPIVSLLTVGVSFLISLSIVGHLADKFNFPINTFTRTFIVVSLFGIGTDYNLLIISRFREELANGKNVDDAILTTYKTAGKTVIFSCLTVFAGFSAFAAASFNFFRAMTAIAISVLVLLLVLLTLVPTVLKIFGKNLLWPFNKEIHHTHSKLWETAARLSTKYPYVVLTTVILILIPFLLSVRGDLSFNTLNELSEKYKSVKGFNIISKNFSSGKTFPVTIYLKSNKNLATSDALSDIEKITEILSKQKGIKDVYSVTRPEGEIIKQFTLSNQADTVIKGIDSLRDGLLKVNNAIETINKNLNMSTKEFDVQKLVTGISQLENGVYELKISLEKLNSGFEQGLNGSKKIYDGLNKLSIGSSKLSEGFKEFYFEYTRSINKVKSELQGFDVNQIELLLTGINTANNNLKALSNKYPEISRDINYIMASEILSKIETEANKFAPKLKEFSSEYEKISAQINEADKALKLISNSINSITSASKQLADAQGKVLSGYYQIDKGQKQIISGVNLMYSKLQEFDKQKEQILKKVDELQTGFTSLKSALLQISDALNKMANSMQSMKGYFEGYKTTNIFYVPPEAIKSSSFKKALDSYMNKDRTITKIILILDTNPYTNKAIDIVDNVEKVLNNSLEFINTKFVSVGVGGISSSNHDLKSIYFKDFKTLRLIMIISIFILMFIISRSIFNAAIMVVIVFVDYYLALSITEMIFKGIFEYEALNWAVPFFTFVVFLALGIDYSVFLLIRFYEYRNLELSEALKLTSANIGHVVTSAVIILAGTFAAMLPSGILTLMQVSICVVIGLVLLAFFLLPFLYNSLMRIKRDVI; this is translated from the coding sequence GTGAGAGTAATTTTAAAACGTCCGTGGCTAGGCACTATTATATGGGCAATTTTAACAGTTATATTTGTAGTTACTATGCCAGATATAAATAAAATAGTTCGACTCAAAGGTGAACCTAAAATTAGTCAGGAATATCCATCTCAAGTTGCAGCAGCGTTAGAAAAAGAGTATCAGGGAGTGCCAAAGGATAAAAAGCTTTCAACAGTAGCAATTGTATTTTATGACAAAAATGGTCTTTCGAATAAAGACATTGAAGCAATCAAGAAAATAATTTATGGACTTGACAATAGCAAAGAAAGATACAACATTGAAAATATTTCAACTCATTTTAAGAATCCAGAGTTAAAGAACTACTACGTATCAAGCAACAACAAGGTTGTCCTTGCAAGCATTCAAGCAGACAAGTCAAGAAGAGAAATTATTGAAATAAGAAATGATATTTATAAGTTTATAGAATCTGTTCAAAAACCAAAGAATTTAGAGGTGTATCTTACAGGTGGAGATTTAATTACTCAAGACTTTGTAAAAGCTTCAGAAGATGGTGTTAAAAAGACCGATGTAATCACAATTATATTTATTATAATTGTGTTAGTTCTTGTTTTCCGCTCTCCTGTCACACCAATTGTTTCACTTTTAACAGTTGGTGTTTCGTTTTTAATTTCACTTAGCATAGTTGGACATTTGGCAGATAAGTTTAATTTTCCAATCAATACTTTTACAAGAACATTTATAGTTGTGTCACTGTTTGGCATAGGAACTGACTACAACCTGTTGATAATTTCAAGGTTCAGAGAAGAGCTTGCAAATGGTAAAAATGTTGATGATGCAATTTTGACAACTTACAAAACAGCAGGGAAAACGGTTATATTTAGCTGTCTTACAGTGTTTGCAGGCTTTTCAGCTTTTGCAGCAGCATCTTTTAACTTTTTCAGGGCAATGACAGCAATTGCAATAAGCGTGCTGGTGCTCTTGCTTGTGCTTTTAACCTTGGTTCCAACTGTGCTTAAAATTTTTGGTAAAAATCTTCTCTGGCCATTTAATAAAGAAATACACCACACCCACAGCAAACTCTGGGAAACTGCTGCAAGACTTTCGACTAAATATCCTTATGTGGTGTTGACAACAGTGATATTAATCTTAATACCTTTTCTCTTATCAGTCAGAGGCGATTTGTCATTCAACACACTAAACGAGCTTTCTGAAAAGTACAAATCCGTAAAAGGATTTAACATAATTTCAAAAAACTTTAGCAGTGGGAAAACATTTCCTGTTACAATTTATTTAAAATCTAATAAGAACTTGGCAACTTCAGATGCTCTGTCTGACATTGAAAAAATAACTGAGATATTGAGTAAGCAAAAAGGTATAAAAGATGTGTATTCAGTCACAAGACCTGAAGGGGAGATTATAAAACAATTTACTTTGTCAAACCAAGCAGATACTGTTATAAAAGGTATTGATAGTTTGAGAGATGGTCTTTTGAAAGTTAACAATGCAATTGAGACTATAAATAAAAATTTAAATATGTCAACAAAAGAATTTGATGTTCAAAAACTTGTAACTGGCATTTCACAGCTTGAGAATGGTGTATATGAATTGAAAATTTCTTTAGAAAAACTAAACAGTGGATTTGAACAGGGGTTAAATGGTTCTAAGAAGATATATGATGGTCTTAATAAGCTTTCAATTGGAAGCAGCAAGCTGTCTGAAGGCTTTAAAGAATTCTATTTTGAGTATACAAGGTCAATAAATAAGGTAAAAAGTGAATTACAGGGATTTGATGTAAATCAAATTGAACTTTTATTGACAGGTATTAATACTGCTAATAACAATTTAAAAGCACTTTCAAATAAGTATCCGGAAATCTCAAGGGATATCAATTATATTATGGCATCTGAGATTTTATCAAAAATTGAAACTGAAGCAAATAAGTTTGCTCCAAAGCTAAAAGAGTTTTCTTCTGAATATGAAAAGATTTCAGCCCAGATAAATGAAGCTGACAAAGCTCTGAAGCTTATTTCAAATTCTATTAATAGCATAACTTCAGCTTCAAAACAGCTTGCTGATGCTCAAGGGAAGGTTCTAAGTGGCTACTATCAAATTGACAAAGGTCAAAAGCAAATAATCTCAGGTGTAAACCTTATGTATTCAAAACTTCAGGAATTTGACAAACAAAAAGAACAGATTCTAAAAAAAGTTGATGAACTTCAGACAGGGTTTACAAGCTTAAAATCAGCTCTTTTACAGATTTCTGATGCACTTAACAAGATGGCAAATTCTATGCAGAGTATGAAGGGTTATTTTGAAGGATACAAAACAACAAACATCTTTTATGTCCCACCAGAGGCTATAAAAAGCAGTAGCTTCAAAAAGGCTTTAGATTCATATATGAACAAAGATAGAACAATAACAAAGATAATCTTGATTCTTGACACAAATCCGTATACAAACAAGGCAATTGATATTGTTGATAATGTGGAAAAGGTTTTAAATAACTCTTTAGAGTTTATAAACACAAAGTTTGTGTCGGTAGGAGTTGGTGGGATATCATCTTCAAACCATGATTTGAAGAGCATTTATTTTAAAGATTTTAAGACTTTGAGACTAATAATGATAATAAGCATCTTTATTCTCATGTTCATTATTTCAAGGTCAATCTTTAATGCTGCAATAATGGTAGTGATAGTTTTTGTCGACTACTACCTTGCACTCTCTATAACAGAGATGATTTTCAAAGGAATATTCGAGTACGAAGCACTCAACTGGGCAGTGCCATTTTTCACCTTTGTTGTGTTCTTAGCTCTGGGTATAGACTACAGTGTATTTTTGCTGATAAGGTTTTACGAATATAGAAATTTAGAACTTTCAGAAGCACTAAAGCTTACCTCAGCAAACATTGGGCATGTTGTAACATCAGCGGTGATAATTTTAGCTGGCACATTTGCGGCAATGCTGCCATCAGGGATTTTGACATTAATGCAGGTTTCCATCTGCGTTGTGATAGGCCTTGTTTTGCTTGCGTTTTTCCTTCTGCCGTTTTTGTATAATAGTTTGATGAGGATAAAAAGGGATGTAATCTAA
- a CDS encoding ABC transporter ATP-binding protein, which yields MKAIEIKKLKKSINGKLILKEINLNIYEGEIYSLLGPNGAGKTTTIYTLLGLLKKDDGEIKIFGEELSKKHFKEIGVMFEIETYNLEWSVIDNLKHMCYLFGVDEHRIYDYVEILDLKREDFRKKFKQLSKGTKRKISLIGALMHDPKILILDEPTSGLDPEIQVVFKKLLLDLKKRGKTVLFVSHNLYEVQEISDRIGFIKSGETIFEIPVSEKFYLVEGDYPEFQTYRVKNSKLYVFDEKMFLKIKPKNYQMIEKLEDLYVKFIEGRVS from the coding sequence ATGAAAGCAATAGAGATTAAAAAATTAAAAAAGAGCATCAATGGTAAGTTGATTCTCAAAGAAATAAACCTAAACATTTATGAAGGAGAAATTTATAGTTTATTGGGGCCAAATGGAGCTGGTAAAACTACTACAATTTATACTTTGTTAGGGCTACTTAAAAAGGATGATGGAGAGATAAAAATTTTTGGTGAAGAACTTTCGAAAAAACATTTTAAAGAAATAGGGGTTATGTTTGAAATAGAAACTTATAATTTAGAGTGGTCCGTTATAGATAATTTGAAGCATATGTGTTATTTGTTTGGAGTAGATGAACATAGAATATATGATTATGTTGAAATATTAGACTTAAAAAGGGAAGATTTTCGTAAAAAATTCAAGCAACTTTCAAAAGGAACAAAGAGAAAAATTTCTTTAATTGGTGCTTTAATGCATGATCCTAAAATACTTATTCTGGATGAACCTACATCTGGGTTAGATCCGGAAATTCAAGTAGTTTTTAAAAAGCTGTTGCTTGATTTAAAAAAGAGAGGTAAAACTGTACTTTTTGTTTCTCACAATTTATATGAGGTACAGGAAATTAGTGATAGAATTGGATTTATAAAAAGCGGTGAAACGATTTTCGAAATACCTGTTTCAGAAAAGTTTTATTTGGTAGAAGGAGATTATCCTGAGTTTCAAACCTATAGAGTGAAAAATAGCAAATTATATGTTTTTGATGAGAAAATGTTTCTAAAGATTAAACCAAAGAATTATCAGATGATAGAAAAATTAGAAGATTTATATGTAAAATTTATAGAAGGGAGGGTTAGTTAA
- a CDS encoding ABC transporter permease: MFFKIIKLEVKNYIKNAIILLLILNIAVWYALKNFEQFLNYLKDKPSISLFYTLCVVITISYSIVFITTINFDKDKSSYVYHRYFTSPLSNTLIFLSKVIPVLITSSIIVFIWVTFILLKSHLNNIYLFLFVILTVFVFSLGCIFIIYSVSLTTKNSVLISGVKFSLVFLFSYIPKLAFSSNISIQVLKAGLILLCWGVFIVGLVILKRINVEKIITS, translated from the coding sequence ATGTTTTTTAAAATAATAAAATTAGAAGTCAAAAATTACATTAAAAATGCAATTATATTATTACTAATTTTAAACATTGCGGTGTGGTATGCGCTTAAGAATTTTGAACAATTTTTAAATTATTTAAAAGATAAACCTTCGATAAGCTTATTTTATACATTGTGTGTTGTAATAACTATTTCATATTCAATTGTATTTATAACAACCATTAATTTCGATAAGGACAAGAGTAGTTATGTTTATCATAGATATTTTACATCACCTTTAAGTAATACATTGATATTTTTATCAAAAGTTATTCCAGTTTTAATTACAAGCTCAATAATTGTTTTCATATGGGTTACCTTTATTTTATTAAAAAGTCATTTGAATAACATTTATTTATTTCTTTTTGTTATTCTCACTGTTTTTGTGTTTTCATTAGGATGTATATTCATAATTTATTCGGTCAGTCTCACTACGAAAAACAGCGTATTGATAAGTGGAGTAAAATTTTCACTTGTTTTCTTATTTTCATATATTCCTAAATTGGCATTTTCGAGTAATATATCAATTCAAGTTTTAAAAGCTGGACTTATATTGTTATGTTGGGGTGTATTTATTGTTGGTTTAGTGATACTTAAAAGGATAAATGTAGAAAAGATAATAACAAGTTAA
- a CDS encoding ATP-binding protein, with the protein MWASIGLPGTGKTHLAIALELKAVSLVYRVLVTKVNRMLKDLYISRAGNSYQQKLKKYVNVDLLILDKL; encoded by the coding sequence ATGTGGGCATCAATAGGGCTACCTGGAACAGGAAAGACTCATCTTGCAATAGCGTTAGAATTAAAAGCTGTGTCATTGGTCTATAGGGTACTGGTTACAAAAGTAAATAGGATGCTTAAAGATTTATACATTTCAAGAGCAGGTAATTCATATCAGCAGAAACTAAAAAAATACGTCAATGTGGACTTGTTGATTTTAGATAAATTGTGA
- a CDS encoding MFS transporter, which translates to MLAYFITVLIKGTAKGLFFPIWILHMSNLKVSLFAIGILGSVLETIRFVTEIPFGAFADRYGRKVSLFLSALLNFIAFFLFSLGNTFCMFLFSVLIMGLADSFESGALEAWLADYLILKGKSDKFEIEIRKMYIVFITGSIIGAVFITFMYKINAILPFIVSAILYIIAALITYFFVPESLQESYNSNSNESMINKIKLSICYIISTKSLFLLSLAVFLFAIGLDGIERFYQTFLKFKKFNIFLISNIYIISAIFSLMFMLLQNKLDSPKKNELLIIGCLKISMFMIVTIAVFVKLNIISYLCLILFFILEVLLRPYLQSYLNRYINSEIRATALSFFQFAEASGEILAGIGIGYFIKVLGISYGLFVSAAFILISGLAVFVLLFFERIYRNVD; encoded by the coding sequence ATGTTAGCTTATTTTATTACTGTTTTAATTAAAGGGACTGCAAAAGGTTTATTTTTTCCTATTTGGATTTTACATATGTCAAATTTAAAAGTTTCATTATTTGCTATCGGAATACTGGGTAGTGTCTTAGAAACAATTAGGTTTGTTACAGAAATTCCTTTTGGGGCATTTGCAGATAGATATGGTAGAAAAGTTTCATTGTTTTTATCAGCTCTTTTAAATTTTATTGCTTTTTTCTTATTTTCATTAGGAAATACATTTTGTATGTTCCTATTTTCTGTATTAATAATGGGATTAGCAGATTCCTTTGAATCTGGAGCATTAGAAGCATGGTTAGCTGATTATTTAATTCTGAAAGGGAAAAGCGATAAATTTGAGATTGAGATTAGAAAAATGTACATTGTTTTTATTACTGGAAGTATTATTGGAGCAGTTTTTATAACCTTTATGTACAAAATAAATGCCATCCTACCATTTATAGTATCGGCAATATTATATATTATTGCAGCTTTGATAACTTATTTTTTTGTACCTGAATCGTTACAAGAATCTTATAATTCAAATAGCAACGAGTCAATGATAAATAAGATTAAATTATCTATTTGTTATATTATTTCAACTAAAAGTTTATTTTTATTGTCATTAGCAGTATTTTTATTCGCAATAGGATTAGATGGCATAGAAAGATTTTATCAAACATTTCTTAAATTTAAAAAATTTAATATTTTCTTGATAAGTAATATATATATAATCAGTGCTATTTTTAGTCTTATGTTTATGCTTTTACAAAACAAATTGGATAGTCCTAAAAAGAATGAGTTGTTAATAATTGGTTGTCTAAAAATTTCAATGTTTATGATAGTAACTATTGCTGTCTTTGTAAAGTTAAATATTATTTCATATTTATGTTTAATACTTTTTTTTATACTAGAAGTTCTTCTTAGGCCTTATCTTCAAAGTTATCTAAATAGATATATAAATTCTGAAATAAGGGCTACTGCATTATCATTTTTTCAATTTGCAGAGGCTAGTGGCGAAATTTTAGCAGGTATTGGAATTGGTTACTTTATAAAGGTTTTAGGTATTTCATATGGCTTGTTTGTAAGTGCTGCATTTATTTTAATTTCGGGTTTAGCAGTTTTTGTTTTGTTATTTTTTGAAAGAATATATAGAAATGTAGATTAA
- a CDS encoding ISNCY-like element ISCsa7 family transposase yields the protein MTNFIKTQKQKFLKILMTIEKVIKALGLKIKSSRRGRPKKFKLSHIIACFVYKVKNKINSFRELEYKINEDEEFKKAIGIEKSPDHTYFSKWAKVIEEEYIEGIARILVREIDPQTKVCAIDSTPLRSSRGDKEAEVGVCVSLGFYNGYKLHVLATVESEVIPIVWWLTCANIHDSKVVELLYEAKIFGPEVILADAGYDCAKWFEVSDRLGMKFVAAVNKRNSKDFSNVKNILRIKNMEFLRSEEGQKLYKQRTKIERLFGKLKGEYNLEQVRLRGFRTYKKHVDWIMITYLIEVYIQKIENCKFSFKYTWNNL from the coding sequence ATGACTAATTTTATTAAAACACAAAAACAAAAATTTTTAAAGATACTTATGACAATTGAGAAAGTAATAAAAGCCTTGGGATTAAAGATAAAAAGTAGCAGGAGAGGAAGACCGAAGAAATTTAAGCTAAGCCATATAATAGCTTGTTTTGTTTACAAAGTCAAAAACAAGATAAACAGTTTCAGGGAATTAGAATACAAGATAAATGAAGATGAAGAATTTAAAAAGGCTATAGGGATAGAAAAGAGCCCCGATCATACATATTTTTCGAAATGGGCAAAAGTAATTGAAGAAGAATATATAGAAGGGATAGCAAGAATTTTAGTGAGAGAAATAGATCCGCAGACAAAAGTTTGTGCTATAGATTCTACACCTTTGAGAAGCTCGAGGGGTGACAAAGAGGCAGAAGTAGGAGTATGTGTTAGTTTAGGTTTTTACAATGGGTATAAATTACATGTGTTAGCAACAGTTGAAAGCGAGGTTATACCTATAGTATGGTGGTTGACATGTGCAAATATCCATGACAGTAAAGTAGTAGAACTTTTGTATGAAGCTAAGATATTTGGACCTGAAGTGATATTGGCAGATGCAGGTTATGATTGTGCGAAATGGTTTGAGGTGTCAGATAGACTTGGGATGAAGTTTGTAGCGGCGGTAAATAAGAGAAATAGTAAGGATTTCAGTAATGTAAAAAATATTTTGAGGATAAAAAATATGGAATTTTTAAGAAGCGAAGAAGGACAAAAGTTATATAAGCAGAGGACAAAAATAGAAAGATTATTTGGTAAGTTAAAAGGAGAATACAATTTAGAACAAGTAAGGTTAAGAGGTTTTAGAACATATAAGAAGCATGTAGACTGGATTATGATTACTTATTTGATAGAGGTCTATATTCAAAAAATTGAAAACTGTAAATTTTCTTTTAAATACACGTGGAATAATTTATAG
- a CDS encoding ATP-binding cassette domain-containing protein, with translation MLNRLEQDFNDIVKCFYVHYSSVFSALICLAGYFIFLGLKNFSLSVIFFGLWILPIFPLFFTIKYMNKIVEESHRADDELTGFIKQSFEGIEVIKAYNLYEWASLRFLSLEEVSKKCANEMEKVGTIEDILYNLCNNIAKFGTYIMLGLFLYKKLITPDLVVVFISLFPIVIDNFKVAAKGFQNLRVEKSSFERISEILNFDIENQYGNMIQINEIENIVFKNVSFSYENSKSIFNKINFRINKGDKILIMGSNGSGKTTLLKLIMGLYESFKGDILINGVPLSKVDFKSFSKHISFIPQNFTFFTQDIDNNLNMVIQDNLEDRKRSLLHLFGLDDILSKKINQLSDGQKQKISIIRAFL, from the coding sequence ATTTTAAATAGATTAGAGCAGGACTTTAATGATATAGTAAAGTGTTTTTATGTTCATTATTCTTCAGTTTTTTCAGCCTTAATATGTTTAGCAGGTTATTTTATTTTTTTGGGTCTAAAAAATTTTTCTCTTTCAGTTATTTTTTTTGGTCTTTGGATTTTACCTATATTTCCACTGTTTTTTACAATAAAATATATGAATAAAATAGTTGAGGAAAGTCATCGTGCAGATGATGAGTTAACAGGTTTTATTAAACAGTCTTTTGAAGGAATTGAAGTAATAAAAGCATATAATCTTTATGAATGGGCCTCTTTAAGATTTCTTTCCTTGGAAGAAGTCAGTAAAAAATGTGCAAATGAAATGGAAAAAGTAGGAACAATTGAAGATATACTTTACAACTTATGCAACAATATAGCAAAATTTGGTACATATATCATGTTAGGTTTATTTTTATATAAAAAATTAATAACTCCTGATTTGGTTGTAGTGTTTATATCACTTTTTCCTATTGTAATTGATAATTTTAAAGTAGCAGCAAAAGGTTTTCAAAATTTGAGGGTTGAAAAAAGTTCTTTTGAAAGAATTAGTGAAATACTAAATTTTGATATAGAAAATCAATATGGGAATATGATACAAATAAATGAAATTGAAAATATTGTGTTTAAAAATGTTTCGTTTTCCTATGAAAATTCTAAGAGTATCTTCAACAAAATAAATTTTCGTATCAACAAAGGAGATAAGATATTGATTATGGGTTCTAATGGAAGTGGAAAAACTACTCTTTTGAAGCTTATAATGGGGCTTTATGAATCTTTTAAAGGTGATATTCTTATTAATGGTGTACCACTTTCAAAAGTAGATTTTAAGAGTTTCAGTAAACACATTTCATTTATTCCCCAAAATTTTACTTTCTTTACACAGGATATAGATAATAACCTTAATATGGTGATTCAAGACAATTTGGAAGATAGAAAAAGAAGTTTACTGCACTTGTTTGGTTTGGATGATATTTTATCAAAAAAAATTAATCAACTTTCAGATGGGCAAAAACAGAAAATATCAATAATAAGAGCATTCCTGTAA